One Lampris incognitus isolate fLamInc1 chromosome 14, fLamInc1.hap2, whole genome shotgun sequence DNA window includes the following coding sequences:
- the LOC130124224 gene encoding tropomyosin alpha-4 chain-like isoform X2 has translation MESVKKKIQALQQQADDAEDRALAVQRELDVEKELRETAEGEVASLNRRIQLVEEELDRAQERLATALQKLEEAEKAADESERGMKVIENRAMKDEEKMEIQEMQLKEAKHIAEEADRKYEEVARKLVILEGELERAEERAEISELKCGDLEEELKNVTNNLKSLEAQSDKYSEKEDKYEEEIKMLNDKLKEAETRAEFAERTVAKLEKTIDDLEENLSTAKEENLGMHQVLDQTLQELNSL, from the exons ATGGAGTCAGTGAAGAAGAAAATCCAGGCGCTGCAGCAACAGGCGGATGATGCGGAGGACCGCGCTCTGGCCGTTCAGAGGGAGCTGGATGTGGAGAAAGAGCTGCGAGAAACC GCTGAGGGCGAAGTGGCATCTTTGAATCGTAGGATCCAGCTggtggaggaggagctggaccGGGCCCAGGAGAGACTGGCCACGGCCCTGCAGAAGCTGGAGGAGGCCGAAAAAGCTGCAGATGAGAGCGAACG AGGCATGAAGGTGATCGAGAACAGAGCAATGAAGGACGAGGAGAAGATGGAGATTCAGGAGATGCAACTCAAAGAAGCCAAACACATTGCTGAGGAGGCTGACCGCAAATATGAGGAG GTTGCCCGTAAGCTGGTAATCCTTGAGGGTGAgctggagagagcagaggagagggcaGAAATTTCAGAACT CAAGTGCGGTGACCTGGAGGAGGAGCTGAAGAATGTTACCAACAATCTTAAGTCTCTAGAGGCTCAGTCTGATAAG TACTCTGAAAAAGAAGACAAATATGAGGAGGAGATCAAGATGCTGAATGACAAACTAAAAGAG GCGGAGACCCGTGCTGAATTTGCAGAGAGGACTGTAGCTAAATTGGAAAAGACCATAGATGACTTAGAAG AAAACCTATCTACTGCGAAAGAGGAAAACCTGGGAATGCATCAAGTGCTGGACCAAACACTGCAAGAGCTGAACAGTTTGTAA